The genomic segment GCGCGACGGCGTCACGCACGGCCTCGACATGTCGACGACCGCGAAGCGCGCCTTCCTGGAGACCTTCCAGAACGTCATCCTGCGCCCGCGCGACCTGCCGTACAAGGTCATGTTCCCGGGCCCGACGGGCACCAACGCCGTGGAGTCGGCGCTGAAGCTGGCCCGCAAGGTCAAGGGCCGCGAGTCGATCGTGTCGTTCACGAACGCCTTCCACGGCATGTCGCTCGGCTCGCTCGCGGTGACCGGCAACGCCTTCAAGCGCGCCGGCGCCGGCATCCCGCTGGTGCACGGCACCCCGATGCCGTTCGACAACTACCTCGACGGCCGGACCCCCGACTTCATCTGGTTCGAGCGCCTCCTGGAGGACTCCGGCTCGGGCCTGAACACCCCCGCCGCCGTGATCGTCGAGACGGTGCAGGGAGAGGGCGGCATCAACGTCGCCCGCGCCGAGTGGCTGCGCAAGCTCGCCGACGTGTGCGAGCGCTGGGACATGCTCCTGATCGTCGACGACATCCAGATGGGCTGCGGCCGCACCGGCGCGTTCTTCTCCTTCGAGGAGGCGGGCATCACGCCGGACATCGTGACGGTGTCGAAGTCCATCAGCGGCTACGGCCTGCCCATGTCGCTCTGCCTGTTCAAGCCGGAGCTCGACGTGTGGGAGCCGGGCGAGCACAACGGCACGTTCCGCGGCAACAACCCCGCGTTCGTGACGGCCGCCGCCGCCCTGGAGACGTACTGGACCGACGGCCCGGCGATGGAGAAGCAGACCCGCGCCCGCGGCGAGCAGATCGAGCAGGCGCTGACCTCGATCGTCGACGAGAACCGCGCGGCCATCAAGGAGTGGCGCGGCCGCGGCATGGTCTGGGGCGTGGAGTTCCACGACAAGGACCGCGCGGGAGCCGTGGCCAAGCGGGCCTTCGAACTGGGCCTGCTCATCGAGACCTCCGGCCCCGAGAGCGAGGTCGTCAAGCTCCTTCCGGCGCTGACGATCACGCCCGACGAGCTGGACGAGGGGCTGCGCACGCTGGCCCGCGCGGTCCGCGAGACCGCCTGAGCGAGCGCCCTACCGAGCCCCGGCACCGTAAGAGAAAAGGAACCAACTCACCGTGATCGTCCGTTCGTTCAAGGACATTGAAGGCACCGACCGGCATGTGAAGGCCGCTTCGGGCACCTGGGAGAGCAAGCGCATCGTCCTCGCCAAGGA from the Streptomyces venezuelae genome contains:
- the ectB gene encoding diaminobutyrate--2-oxoglutarate transaminase, coding for MTITQPDLSVFETLESEVRSYCRGWPTVFDRAQGSRMYDEDGHEYLDFFAGAGSLNYGHNNPVLKRALIDYIERDGVTHGLDMSTTAKRAFLETFQNVILRPRDLPYKVMFPGPTGTNAVESALKLARKVKGRESIVSFTNAFHGMSLGSLAVTGNAFKRAGAGIPLVHGTPMPFDNYLDGRTPDFIWFERLLEDSGSGLNTPAAVIVETVQGEGGINVARAEWLRKLADVCERWDMLLIVDDIQMGCGRTGAFFSFEEAGITPDIVTVSKSISGYGLPMSLCLFKPELDVWEPGEHNGTFRGNNPAFVTAAAALETYWTDGPAMEKQTRARGEQIEQALTSIVDENRAAIKEWRGRGMVWGVEFHDKDRAGAVAKRAFELGLLIETSGPESEVVKLLPALTITPDELDEGLRTLARAVRETA